The following is a genomic window from Mycolicibacterium sp. TY81.
AGAGCGTGGTCGCGGCCCTGCGCTCCATGCGGCCCGACGACCGGGTGGCGCTCATCGTCGGCGGCATGGACCGTCAGCTCGACTACGACCAGATCGACGACTATCTGCTCTCGGGCGCACGTGACGTTCACCTCATCCAGGGACCGACCAACGGGACCGCGATCGGCCGCCGCTTCGCCGCCGCGCGGCCCGCGTCGGTGCACCCCGTGGACAGTCTGCAGGCGGCGGTGCAGGTCGCGGCCGCCGTGCCGGGGGTGACGGCCGTGCTGCTGTCGCCGGGCGCGGCGAGCTACGACCTGTACGCGAACTACATGGCCAAGGCCGCGGCGTTCTGCGAGCTCATCGATGCTGTCAGCCGGCCGAACTAACCTGTAACAGTGCCTGATCCATCGACGTACCGGCCTGCGCCGGGGACCATCCCGTTGGAGCCGGGGGTGTACCGGTTCCGGGATCCGCACGGTCGGGTCATCTACGTCGGCAAGGCCAAGAGCCTGCGCAGCCGGCTGAACTCGTACTTCGCCGACCTGTCGGCGCTCGCGCCGCGGACCCGGCAGATGGTGACGACGGCCGGCAGCGTCGAGTGGACGGTCGTCACGACCGAAGTCGAAGCGCTGCAGCTGGAATACAACTGGATCAAGGAATTCGATCCGCGCTTCAACATCCGGTACCGCGACGACAAGTCGTACCCCGTGCTGGCGGTGACCCTCAATGAGGAGTACCCGCGGCTGTTCGTCTACCGCGGTCCGCGCCGCAAGGGCGTCCGGTACTTCGGTCCGTACTCGCACGCCTGGGCCATCCGCGAGACGCTGGATCTGCTCACCCGGGTGTTCCCGGCGCGCACCTGCTCGAACGGAGTGTTCAAGCGGCACAACCAGATCGGGCGACCCTGTCTGTTGGGCTACATCGACAAATGCTCGGCGCCGTGCGTCGGCCGGGTGACCGCCGCCGAGCACCGCAAGATCGTCGAGGACTTCTGCGACTTCCTGGCCGGCAAGACCGACCGGCTGGCGCGGGACATGGAACAGCAGATGGCCGAGGCCGCCGAGGAACTGGAGTTCGAGCGGGCGGCGCGGCTGCGCGACAACATCTCGGCACTGAAGCGGGCGCTGGAGAAGCAGGCCGTCGTGCTCGGTGACGGTACCGACGCCGACGTGGTGGCCTTCGCCGACGACGACCTGGAAGCCGCCGTGCAGGTGTTCCACGTCCGGGGCGGCCGGGTGCGGGGTCAGCGGGGCTGGGTCATCGAGAAGTCGGGCGAGCCGGGGGAGTCCGGCGAGGACTATCTGGTGAGCCAGTTCCTCACGCAGTTCTACGGCGATCAGGCCGAGCTGCGCGGCGCCGGACCGACCGACGAGGCCACCAACCCGGTACCGAAAGAGGTTCTGGTGCCGGTACTTCCGGACAACGCCGGCGAACTCGCCGACTGGTTGTCGGGCCTGCGGGGGTCGCGGGTGCAGTTGCGCGTGGCGCAGCGTGGCGACAAGCGCGCCCTGGCCGACACCGTGCAGCGCAACGCGCAGGACGCGCTGGCGCAGCACAAGCTCAAGCGGGCCGGTGACTTCAACGCCAGATCGGAAGCACTGCAGAGCATTCAGGACTCGCTGGAGTTGGACGACGCGCCGCTGCGCATCGAGTGCGTCGACATCAGCCACGTGCAGGGCACCGACGTGGTGGCCTCGCTGGTGGTGTTCGAGGACGGGTTGCCGCGTAAGTCCGACTACCGGCACTACGCCATCCGGGAGGCCGCCGGCGACGGCCGGTCCGACGACGTCGCGTCCATCGCCGAGGTCACCCGCCGGCGCTTCGCGCGCCACGTCGCCGATACCCAGGTGCTGGAGAACGCCGACGTGACCGACGCCACCGAAACCCCGGTGCGGCCAAAGCGTTTCGCCTATCCGCCCAACCTGTTCGTGGTC
Proteins encoded in this region:
- the uvrC gene encoding excinuclease ABC subunit UvrC; this translates as MPDPSTYRPAPGTIPLEPGVYRFRDPHGRVIYVGKAKSLRSRLNSYFADLSALAPRTRQMVTTAGSVEWTVVTTEVEALQLEYNWIKEFDPRFNIRYRDDKSYPVLAVTLNEEYPRLFVYRGPRRKGVRYFGPYSHAWAIRETLDLLTRVFPARTCSNGVFKRHNQIGRPCLLGYIDKCSAPCVGRVTAAEHRKIVEDFCDFLAGKTDRLARDMEQQMAEAAEELEFERAARLRDNISALKRALEKQAVVLGDGTDADVVAFADDDLEAAVQVFHVRGGRVRGQRGWVIEKSGEPGESGEDYLVSQFLTQFYGDQAELRGAGPTDEATNPVPKEVLVPVLPDNAGELADWLSGLRGSRVQLRVAQRGDKRALADTVQRNAQDALAQHKLKRAGDFNARSEALQSIQDSLELDDAPLRIECVDISHVQGTDVVASLVVFEDGLPRKSDYRHYAIREAAGDGRSDDVASIAEVTRRRFARHVADTQVLENADVTDATETPVRPKRFAYPPNLFVVDGGAPQVNAAAAVLDELGVTDVAVIGLAKRLEEVWVPEQPDPLIMPRNSEGLYLLQRVRDEAHRFAITYHRSKRSKRMTASVLDAIPGLGEHRRKALVTHFGSVARLKEAGVDELTAVPGIGAATAQAVVDALRSDSPGPDSPPEPGAAPTVIGNDRTEQ